TGAATATCAAACACGAAGCAGGCACAGATGCCGGTGCAGCTCCCGTAAAATCAGAAAATACCGACGCACTTGAGCGGAAGGTTCGCGAACTTGAAGCAATGGTAAAAGGTCTCACCGAAGAAATGCTGGACCTCAAATCCGTAACCCGCAAACTTGCCATGCAGCTGGAAGAAATGCGTGGCGGCCAGTCAAGAGTTCACGCAGAATCCCGGTTCGGCCAGAAAAAACCCGAACCCGCTCCCGAAACCGGACGCCCCGCAGCCGGAATCCCTCCGCGTGGCGCACCCGTTCGTGCCGCTCCCGGCAGACGTCCGATTGCAGATATAGATGAAGAACCTGTCCGCGCCCCGGCTCCGCGTGCCGCCGCCCCGCGTGCAGCACAGCCGGTAACCCCTGTGCGCGCCGGAACCTCCCGTCATGCAATCTCATCCCCTGCCCCGGAACCAGTTCCCGTACCCGAACCCGAAGTTCCGGTTGAACAGCTGAAGGCCGGTGAATTTGAATACGTAATGCAGCCGGACGGCACCATTCAGAAACGCAAAAAGACGACGGATCACAGTGTCATCATCGCCGGAACCGGATATAACCCCGGTCACACATCCCGGTCCATGGCTATCCGCGCCGACTCCGAAGCCGTAATTGAAGCCGCAGAAGACGACACCGTAATGGACGACGCCAAGAGACGCCGTTAATCCCCGGGAGAGCCCGTGCATATTGTTCAGGTTGACATCGATAATTTCAAATCTTTTTCCCGGAAGACCAAAATTCCTTTTTACGAAGGATTCACCGTCATCTCCGGCCCGAACGGCTCGGGAAAAAGCAACATTATCGATTCCATACTCTTTGTTTTATCCCTCTCGAGCGCACGCTCTCTCCGCGCAGAAAAACTGACGGATCTCATCAACAACATCTCCGGCAAACACACCGCAGAAGTCACCCTGACCTTCTCTGATGAAACAAAAATTCGCCGGAGGATCAAACGGACTGCGAGCGGCTACTACAGCTACTATTATCTCAACGAACGGCTCTGCACCCAGACGGACGTACTCGCCTATCTCTCCAAATACGGCATCAAACCCCACGGATACAATGTTGTCATGCAGGGTGATGTGACCCGCATTATGGAAATGAGCGATCTCGACCGCCGGAGAATGATCGACGAAATTGCCGGGGTTGCCGAGTTCGATGCAAAAAAGGAACAGGCACTGACCGAACTTGAACAGGTACGGGCACGAATCGAACGCGAAGAACTGCTTCTGGCAGACCTCGCCATCCGGATTGAAGAGCTCAAAGACGCCCGCGAAGGGGCGGTCAAGTATCAGAAACTTCAGGGCGAACTTGACTACTTCCGTGCAGCCCGGCAGGTTGCCCGGCTGCGGGAGCTTGAACGCGAGCTCTCCACCATTGCTCTTGCAAAGACCGATCAGGAAACCGAACTGTCCCGCATTAACGACTCGGTTGCCCTTGAAACCCATGAACGCGAATGCAGGGCAGAAGAGGTCAGGGACATTGACCGGCAGATCTCGGAAAAAAGCGGACCCGAGTACATCAAACTCCTCGCCGACCTTGAAGCAGAACGCGGTAACATCCGCGTGGCCGAACAGACCATTGGCCGTCTGAAAAAGGAAAAAGACAGCAACCTCAGTTCCATGAACGATATCTTCAT
The Methanocorpusculum vombati DNA segment above includes these coding regions:
- a CDS encoding DUF7518 family protein translates to MKFLEHELAEQEREMNIKHEAGTDAGAAPVKSENTDALERKVRELEAMVKGLTEEMLDLKSVTRKLAMQLEEMRGGQSRVHAESRFGQKKPEPAPETGRPAAGIPPRGAPVRAAPGRRPIADIDEEPVRAPAPRAAAPRAAQPVTPVRAGTSRHAISSPAPEPVPVPEPEVPVEQLKAGEFEYVMQPDGTIQKRKKTTDHSVIIAGTGYNPGHTSRSMAIRADSEAVIEAAEDDTVMDDAKRRR